The sequence below is a genomic window from Haematobia irritans isolate KBUSLIRL chromosome 3, ASM5000362v1, whole genome shotgun sequence.
cttcacacacataactcattaatttccaaaaattaatttaaaaagcaaTTCTCAAATTTATTGTTTTCCAGAACGTTACAACTCGCAATTcttttttcctttatttatatatgtatttttttttttaatatatatttagatGAACACTACAAACATTTGTTAtcttttgattcaaaaataTTGTAACTTTCATTTCATTAGATGAAAAGTTATTATTGTTCTACACAATCGTTCGTTTCATTTCTATTATGTTGAGAGACTTAGGCATGTAATGACTTGGTTTTCTTCTCCCTGCTGCATtggttatgagaaaattttgagatgATACAACATACAAATCTAGGAtgatacaatgtttttttttttttttgttctcgtaATGAAATGCATTATCCAATAACACGCCATCCATAGGGGATAGCTTTAGTGTTAGTAGGCAAATGTATGGAATATGGAAAACTTGGGGTAAAATGCTTGCTGATATACACATCCAAGAATGGATTGAATAATAATCCAAAAATTAAAGATCTAACTGCGTCAATTGGATCAATCATAAAAGCCATAaaaatttggctggaatttattcgcattatatttcattttctcataacaatttcatatttgttgtgttttacaaaaaacaaatgagGATTCTCTaggtgagtttttttttttttttggtttatttttttttaagtggttttattttgtttgtttttcttgtatttaaattaaattaaaattaattaagcaTTAATTCGTTAAGTAAATGTGGTTTGTTGTGTTTGGATATCATTTGTTTCTAGTTTAAATCCTCTCTCATCATATGTGTCATTGCAATCAAAATGATCCTTAAtattagtttgtttttattatcatttttcttctaaatcatttaaaaatgttttgttgttgtagattTGATAcatgatttgttgttgttgttgttggtttgtttagaaatagtttttggttttattactgATCGGTATCTATtacgattgtttttttttttacttcttaacCATCTTCATGAGCATGTCTGTGGATAGGGATTTGGGACGTTCGATGGGCAAGCCCAAAGCACGATCCCAGACAAGGGAAGCCAATACACCAAGAGCACGGGAAACACCAAACAAGACGGTGTAGTAGTTCATTTCCTTCATGCCATAGTATTGCAACAAAACACCGGAGTGAGCATCTACATTGGGCCAGGGGTTCTTGACCTTGCCGGTTTCAGTTAGGATTGGTGGAACGACCTTGTAGATCTTGGATACCAATTGGAAGAGTTCATCATTTGGCAAATGTTTGAGGGCGAACTCACGTTGGCAGGTATAGCGAGGATCGGTCTTACGGAGTACAGCATGACCATAACCAGGAACAACTTGACCGGACTTGAGGGTCTTCCAGATGTAATCCTTGAGTTGTTCTTCGGATGGGTTGTTGCCGGCTTCCTTTTGCAATTTGCGCAACCACACCAAAACTTCTTGGTTGGCCAAGCCATGCAAAGGACCAGCCAAACCATTCATACCGGCAGCAAAGGAGAGGTAGGGATCACTCAAGGCAGAACCAACCAAGTGAACTGTGTGGGCAGAAACATTGCCACCTTCGTGGTCACTGTGGATGGTCAAGTACAGACGCATCAATTCGGTGAATTCGGGATTGTCATAGCCCAACATCTTGACAAAGTTGGCTGACCAATCCAAGTTGGAGTCAATGGATTTGGAACCCTTACCATTGCGATAGGTATTGCAGTAGATGGTGGCGGCAACAACTGGCAGTTTGGCAATCAAGTCCATGCTGTCTTCATAGACATATTCCCAGTACTTGGATTTGTGAACACCCTGTAAAACACAAATTAATTAAGGTAAGGGGTCTCCGGTTCGAAGTTACTCTCCATTACTCACCTCTGAGTAGGCCTTGGCGAATTTACTGTCGTGGTTCAAGGCAGTGATGGCAGCCGAGAATTGGGACATGGGATGCAAAGTGGTGGGGAAATTGTTCAACATGGTAACAACATGTTGTGGCAAGGCAGCACGATCGGCCCATTCACGGGACAATTGTTTAACTTGAGCCTTGGTGGGGACATCACCGGTCATCAAAAGCCAGAAAAGACCTTCGGGCAATGGTTCAGCACCACCTTCGGCAGCAGGTAATACCTTTTGGCATTCGGGAATGGAAAGTCCGCGGAAGCGAATACCCTCATCGGCATCCAAGACAGAGGTTTCAGTCACCAAAGCCTTAATACCACGCATACCACCATACATCTATAATGAGACAATAGAAGAAAAAGAAGaacgtaaataaataaaagaaaataagacAATTAAGGAATGAACATATTCTGGTGATTCTAATGCAGCATTCTACCCCACTCCAAGTGAAGGTCAACATTCCCATTTTGTTTCCAGATTCATTAAAATCGGTTGAAACTTATTTATGggatattgaactaaaatgttgacgttttgaaaaagttaattttttgaaattttcgataaagTCAAGTTTTAATTCttataccttgcgccacactgtggaccagggtattataagttagtgcatatgtttgcaacacccaggagacgagatagacatatgatgTCTTTGGCAGTATTGCTGAGGGCCCGCCCCTGAATCGATGTAGCCATGCCGCTCGtctatctgtgaacacatttttgtaatcaaagtctaggtcgcaattttagtccaattgacttcaaatttgccaTTAGTATGTGTTTTcggtcagaatataaccctattgatatttcatgttagcgtgataccgaaacaggcaattggcgtcgaaatgcattatatctaattatacaattgtttttctattgattttggaagaaatcggttcagttttagatatcgctctcatatatatctttcgcccgatatggccccagaagtcagaatttcatcctgatttgctttaaattttgcacaaggagtgtaattgatagtgtcgtaaagtgtgccaaatttggttgaaatcggttcagatttagatatagctcccacatatacctttcgccagatatgcacttatagagctcccagaagccagatttttggcctgatttgctttgaatttttgtatagggagtacaattaacgttctggatatgcatgccaaatttggttcaattcgattcagatttagatatagctttcgtccgattttcactcatatgacaacagaggtcaaatttctaatccgatttacgtgaaattttgcacagggagtataattaccattgtagcatatgcataccaaatttggttgaaatcgattcagatttcaatatagcttccatataaaccgatccccagatttggcttgcggagcttcatggatgagcaaaatttatccgatccggctgaaatttggtacatgatgttagtatatggtctctaacaaccatgcaaaaattggtccacatcggtccataattacatatagcccccaatataaaccgatccccagatttgacctccggagcttcatgGATGaggaaaattcacccgatccggttgaattttggtacgtggtgttagtatatggtctataaccaccatgaaaaaattgttccatatcggtacataattatatgtagccgccatataaaccgatccgcagatttgacctccggagcttcatgGATGaggaaaattcacccgatccggttgaaatttggtacatggtgttagtatatggtctctaaccaccatgaaaaaattggtccataccggtcttgattatatataacccccatttaaaccgatccccagatttgacctccagagctcttggaggagcaaaattgatccgatccgattaaaattttgtacgtggtgaaatttggtacattgcgctagtaaagggtgattcttttgaggttaggattttcatgcattagtatttgacagatcacgtgggatttcagacatggtgtcaaagagaaagatgctcagtatgctttgacatttcatcatgaatagacttactaacgagccacaacgtcgaattttcagtgaatgggccctagaaaagttggcagaaaatccgcttttttatcgacaaattttgttcagcgatgaggctcatttctggttgaatggctacgtaaataagcaaaattgccgcatttggagtgaagagcaaccagaagccgttcaagaactgcccatgcatcccgaaaaatgcactgtttggtgtggtttgtacgctggtggaatcattggaccgtattttttcaaagatgcagttggacgcaacgttacggtgaatggcgatcgctatcgttcgatgctaacaaactttttgttgccaaaaatggaagaactgaacttggttgacatgtggtttcaacaagatggcgctacatgccacacagctcgcgattctatggccattttgagggaaaacttcggagaacaattcatctcaagaaatggaccggtaagttggccaccaagatcatgcgatttgacgcctttagactattttttgtggggctacgtcaagtctaaagtctacataaataagccagcaactattccagctttggaagacaacatttccgaagaaattcgggctattccggccgaaatgctcgaaaaagttgcccaaaattggactttccgaatggaccacctaagacgcagccgcggtcaacatttaaatgaaattatcttcaaaaagtaaatgtcatggaccaatctaacgtttcaaataaagaaccgatgagattttgcaaattttatgcgtttttttttttttttaaagttatcaagctcttaacaaatcaccctttatatggccgctaacaaccatgccaatattggtccatatcggtctgtagttatatagccgatccccaaaaaaataatctaccaaaattttatttctatagaaaattttgtgaaaatgttattactatagaaaattttgtcaaaattgtattactatagaaaattttatatagattttatttctatagaaaattttgtcaaaattttattactatacaaaattttgccaaaattttatttatatagaaaattttgtcaaattttaatttctatagaaaattttgtcaagattttatttctatagaaaattttgtcaaaattttattactatacaaaatttcgtcaagattttatttctatagaaaattttgtcaagattttatttattttgtcaagattttttttttttctatagaaaattttgtcaaaattttattactatagaaaattttgtcaaaattgtattactatagaaaattttatatagattttatttctatagaaaattttgtcaaaattttatttttatagaaaattttatcaacattttatttctatatagaattttgttcaaattttatttctatagaaaattttgccaaaattttatttctatagaaaatgtcatactgaattatatacgtatttacctttttttgtttaatatgtaccccgtatggactaacttacaattgagaaaacgatgttaagaagttttaagataccacaacccaagtaattcgattgtggatggcagtctttagtacaagtttctatgcaatccatggtggagggtacataagattcgacctggccgaacttacggccgtatatacttggttttgtttcatatttttttattattaataaaatttatttttttattactttcttaatattaatacatttttgttcaaattctgTTAGTCAGTTATTAAtactatttttgttatttttttaattgtttttgagcTATTGTActttttcttataatttattaatgTTGTTATGTTTTTGTATATTTGGAATCCGTATATGGCCTTGCGGCTTGGATTCGAgtagaaagaataaataaataaatttagtatttataaaaaaataaataaaaagtcaaAACTTGagtcaattcaaattttcaaattttcaacaaataagaaacaaatattttttttaataatcgcaaaaatcgaaaatctactattttaaattttggaaaaagactTAAGGCAACTTTTTCAAAGTTGAATGAGTTGAAAACTCTAAAAATCGtcttttcgaaattttgttcatatggatagccaattttttcaaagtttgaaAAGTCTCTAAAagacatattttgaaaaacttgaaaAGTCCACGTTTTTGATTCTCTTTACAATCCCTAATAAATCCAGATTTTGGCCATACAAATTAAATGACATGACTCTATTggtgaaatataaaataaccAGCTCAGGTCATCCCAtggattttgacttttcctcctATATGGTgtcctgtgtttttttttttttttttttgtctataaaatagttaaattttctttgtagtACATTTTAAATGAGGAATTTGGCAactaaacaatttaaaaataattgcaaTAGACAGATATTCATCCATCCATGCATTATGCAATATATtggtgaatgaaatgatataatAGAAAAATCAATAGATTCATTCTAACACACAACGAGAACTGTATACAAGAAACTATGTCGAAAAAAGCCGCAacctcaaatgaaaaaaaaaaacaaaacaaaaaatgaaagtaATCCAACTGGCGGCTTAGACCAAACAAAGCAATTATCTTATTTCCTTACCTAAATCACTCCCACCTCCTcatgatattttgaaaattactCATATTCTTTTACTTCCAAAATTTATAGGACTATAGCCGTCGTTGTGTAATcgcatgaaaattttattgaaagtcttctaaaaaaaaaacgaaaacattgcatttaattttagaaaagccGGACGAAAGAGAGCATGCATGAGAGAACCGGCATTAGTGGGTTGGGAAATGGAAAACAAAATTGATACAATTTGAAGATTTAGATTTTACTGTGTTGCCGTCACTCATTCACGAAGACTATGCTCGATTATTTAATCGCTTGGCATTTAGCCATAGTTCggcttgtttttgtttctatgtCTTCTTGTCTCTTGACAGCAAATACGTAAATGGTTGAACCAATAATGACCAACTGAAGgcaattttatcacaaaaagttctCAAGAAACTAATAAAAGgaattgtgaaaaattaaataaaaattatatttaaaaatattgatttatataaaaaaaatatttttttaaatttaaaattttaattttccaaaaatcataTACGAGGTTTTTAAAAG
It includes:
- the kdn gene encoding citrate synthase gives rise to the protein MSIYRISSRKLPEAQKLSAFWAQYARFFTADSSLRDVLAAKIPAEQERVKNFRKQHGATKMGETTIDMMYGGMRGIKALVTETSVLDADEGIRFRGLSIPECQKVLPAAEGGAEPLPEGLFWLLMTGDVPTKAQVKQLSREWADRAALPQHVVTMLNNFPTTLHPMSQFSAAITALNHDSKFAKAYSEGVHKSKYWEYVYEDSMDLIAKLPVVAATIYCNTYRNGKGSKSIDSNLDWSANFVKMLGYDNPEFTELMRLYLTIHSDHEGGNVSAHTVHLVGSALSDPYLSFAAGMNGLAGPLHGLANQEVLVWLRKLQKEAGNNPSEEQLKDYIWKTLKSGQVVPGYGHAVLRKTDPRYTCQREFALKHLPNDELFQLVSKIYKVVPPILTETGKVKNPWPNVDAHSGVLLQYYGMKEMNYYTVLFGVSRALGVLASLVWDRALGLPIERPKSLSTDMLMKMVKK